A portion of the Pseudomonas protegens CHA0 genome contains these proteins:
- a CDS encoding trimeric intracellular cation channel family protein produces MMLLMLYLIAITAEAMTGALSAGRRGMDWFGVVLIACVTALGGGSVRDVLLGHYPLTWVKHPEYLVLTSVAALVTIFIAPLMRHLRSLFLVLDAVGLVAFTLIGCMTALEMGHGMLVASVSGVITGVFGGILRDIFCNDIPLIFRRELYASVSFAAAWCYMLCIYLQLPSEQSILVTLFGGFLLRLLAIRFHWEMPKFVYNDEH; encoded by the coding sequence ATCATGCTGTTGATGCTTTATCTGATTGCCATTACCGCCGAAGCCATGACCGGTGCCCTGTCTGCCGGCCGGCGCGGCATGGACTGGTTCGGTGTGGTGCTGATTGCCTGCGTCACCGCACTCGGCGGCGGTTCTGTGCGTGATGTGCTGCTGGGCCACTACCCGCTGACCTGGGTCAAGCACCCGGAATACCTGGTGCTGACCTCGGTGGCGGCATTGGTGACGATCTTCATCGCGCCCTTGATGCGTCACCTGCGCTCGCTGTTTCTGGTGCTCGACGCCGTGGGCCTGGTGGCCTTTACCCTGATTGGCTGCATGACTGCCCTGGAAATGGGCCACGGCATGCTGGTGGCTTCAGTCAGTGGGGTGATCACCGGGGTCTTTGGCGGCATCCTCAGGGACATCTTCTGCAACGATATCCCGCTGATCTTTCGCCGCGAGCTGTACGCCAGCGTGTCCTTCGCCGCAGCCTGGTGCTACATGCTGTGCATCTACCTGCAACTGCCCAGCGAGCAGTCGATCCTGGTAACCCTGTTCGGCGGCTTTCTATTGCGCCTGCTGGCGATCCGTTTTCACTGGGAAATGCCCAAGTTCGTCTACAACGACGAACACTGA